From one Triticum urartu cultivar G1812 chromosome 3, Tu2.1, whole genome shotgun sequence genomic stretch:
- the LOC125543469 gene encoding glutamate receptor 2.8-like, with amino-acid sequence MERTPRAILFLFLLLLVDPGVAQNTTTGKADEFHVGVILNLGSLVGKVARTSISLAVKDFYAVHQIYSTKLVLHFRDSMASDVKAASAAIELLDNYKLQAIIGPQKSSEAVFISKIGNITQVPTVSFTATSPSLTSDTMPYFVRATLNDSAQVNSIASLVKAYGWREVVLVYENTDYGRGILPYLISALQESDVHVPYQCVIPPSATSEIMMQELYKLMTMQTRVFVVHMSSTMTYLLFTKAKEAGMMDKGFAWITTNGVANIIDSLNPSVTEVMNGVLGVRYHVPKSKKLDSFSIRWNRMYQQDNPDESPFNKLSIVGLRAYDTIWALAQAAEKVGISSAPNKQPWSIKNSTCLESMVISPNGPKLLAAIVQNKFRGISGDFDLTDKQLKVSVFQIINVVGRGWREIGFWSVKSGLSRQLNQNGLKTTGSASMLDLNPVIWPGESTEIPRGWEIPINGKKLRVGVHTSNCPEFIKTFRDPVTNVTSASGLSVDIFEEAIKRLPFALTYEYLAFDTADTATTGSYNDFIYQVYLQKYDIAVGDITVRYNRSLYVDFTVPYTESGVGMIVPVKENMIKNMWIFLKPLSTGMWFGSIIFFIYTGVVAWLLEYLNGNQHVHGPFSLKQVGITMFFSIFEEKEKLERFLSRIVLLVWMFVFLVLTSSYTASFASMLTVQQLSPTVTDVHELQRKGEYVGFHRGSYIEGLLVDIGFEKSKMRPYETQEDFAAALSKGSKDGGIAALVHEIPYIKLFLAKYSKGYTMVGPIYKSAGFAFALPKQSPLRAEMSRAILNITGEDSINEIEKKWIYQNSHQHEDKIDGSGAITFESFGGLFLLTGIVTTCSLAVAMLMNLYKKYQQNAWSKEDDQNECVHGQQGENGDSQEEQGDQNSNEHGNCSDIEKQTTLTVQLSSNTE; translated from the exons ATGGAGAGAACTCCCCGAGcaatcctcttcctcttcctcttgcTCCTTGTCGATCCCGGCGTAGCTCAGAACACCACCACCGGCAAAGCAGACGAGTTCCATGTCGGAGTGATCCTCAATCTGGGCTCGCTGGTGGGAAAAGTAGCACGAACCAGCATTTCACTGGCCGTCAAAGACTTCTACGCGGTCCACCAGATTTACAGCACAAAGCTTGTCCTCCATTTCAGGGATTCCATGGCCAGTGATGTAAAGGCTGCATCAGCAG CGATTGAATTACTGGATAATTACAAACTGCAAGCCATCATTGGTCCCCAGAAATCATCAGAAGCTGTATTCATCTCCAAGATCGGAAATATAACCCAAGTCCCCACAGTATCCTTCACAGCAACAAGCCCCTCTCTCACTTCAGATACTATGCCATATTTTGTACGTGCAACATTGAATGACTCAGCTCAGGTGAATAGCATTGCCTCGCTTGTAAAAGCCTATGGATGGAGAGAAGTGGTGCTAGTATATGAAAACACTGACTATGGTAGAGGCATTCTACCATACCTCATTAGTGCACTTCAAGAGAGTGATGTTCATGTCCCGTATCAGTGTGTTATCCCCCCATCAGCAACAAGTGAAATCATGATGCAAGAACTCTATAAGTTGATGACAATGCAAACAAGGGTGTTTGTTGTTCATATGTCATCCACGATGACTTACCTTCTTTTTACAAAGGCCAAAGAGGCAGGGATGATGGACAAAGGATTTGCGTGGATTACTACAAACGGAGTAGCAAACATCATCGACTCACTCAATCCAAGTGTGACCGAGGTGATGAATGGTGTACTGGGAGTAAGGTACCATGTCCCCAAATCAAAAAAGCTTGATAGTTTCTCCATAAGGTGGAACAGAATGTACCAACAGGATAACCCAGATGAATCACCCTTCAATAAGCTAAGCATTGTTGGACTACGGGCCTATGATACGATATGGGCATTAGCACAGGCAGCAGAAAAGGTTGGGATATCCAGTGCCCCAAATAAGCAACCATGGTCCATTAAGAACTCCACATGCTTGGAATCCATGGTTATTTCCCCAAATGGTCCAAAACTCTTAGCAGCAATTGTACAAAATAAGTTTAGAGGTATAAGTGGCGACTTTGACCTTACAGACAAACAGCTTAAAGTTTCTGTGTTCCAAATAATAAATGTGGTTGGGAGAGGTTGGAGAGAAATCGGGTTTTGGAGTGTCAAAAGTGGACTGTCACGGCAGTTGAATCAAAATGGCTTAAAAACAACAGGATCAGCCTCAATGCTTGATCTAAATCCTGTAATTTGGCCAGGAGAGTCAACTGAAATACCGAGGGGCTGGGAAATTCCTATAAATGGTAAGAAGCTTAGAGTCGGTGTGCACACGAGCAATTGCCCAGAGTTTATAAAGACATTCAGAGATCCTGTTACAAATGTAACAAGTGCGAGTGGCCTTTCAGTTGACATATTTGAGGAGGCAATAAAGAGGCTACCTTTTGCACTTACTTATGAGTACCTGGCATTTGACACAGCTGATACAGCAACTACAGGAAGCTATAACGATTTTATTTATCAAGTTTATCTTCAG AAATACGACATAGCGGTTGGAGATATTACTGTAAGGTACAATAGATCATTGTATGTCGACTTCACTGTACCGTACACAGAATCTGGAGTAGGGATGATTGTTCCAGTCAAGGAAAACATGATCAAGAATATGTGGATTTTCTTGAAACCATTGAGCACTGGAATGTGGTTTGGAAGCATCATATTCTTTATTTACACAGGAGTTGTTGCCTGGCTTCTGGAGTATCTAAATGGCAATCAACATGTACATGGTCCCTTTTCACTCAAACAAGTGGGGATTACAATGTTCTTCTCCATTTTTGAAGAGA AGGAGAAGCTGGAACGATTTCTATCCAGAATTGTTCTACTTGTATGGATGTTTGTTTTTCTGGTACTTACATCAAGTTATACAGCAAGCTTTGCATCAATGCTGACTGTACAGCAGCTTTCACCGACAGTGACTGATGTTCATGAACTCCAGAGGAAAGGAGAATATGTAGGGTTCCACCGTGGTTCCTATATAGAGGGTCTACTGGTGGATATTGGTTTTGAAAAATCAAAGATGAGGCCCTACGAAACACAGGAAGATTTCGCTGCTGCTCTTTCTAAAGGAAGCAAAGATGGTGGCATTGCTGCGCTTGTACATGAAATCCCCTACATCAAACTGTTTCTTGCAAAGTACAGCAAAGGTTACACAATGGTGGGACCTATCTACAAGAGTGCAGGTTTTGCATTT GCGCTTCCCAAGCAATCACCACTAAGAGCTGAAATGTCAAGGGCAATACTCAACATAACAGGAGAAGATAGTATCAATGAAATTGAAAAGAAATGGATATATCAAAACAGCCATCAACATGAGGATAAAATTGATGGTTCAGGCGCAATCACTTTTGAAAGTTTTGGGGGGTTATTCCTCCTAACTGGGATTGTGACAACCTGTTCCCTTGCTGTAGCCATGCTGATGAACCTCTACAAAAAATATCAACAAAATGCATGGAGCAAAGAAGACGATCAAAATGAATGTGTACACGGGCAACAAGGAGAAAATGGAGATTCACAGGAAGAACAAGGAGATCAAAACAGCAATGAACACGGAAACTGCAGTGATATAGAGAAGCAGACAACATTGACTGTGCAACTCAGTTCGAACACAGAGTGA